A single region of the Pseudomonas sp. B21-023 genome encodes:
- a CDS encoding non-ribosomal peptide synthetase produces the protein MSGNMAVRIAKRFVSLPLEQRRQFLAKLREDGKDFSLLPVVESRHEFASIPLSFAQQRLLFLWQLEPHSAAYNMAAGLRLSGRLDVSALQRSFDYLATRHEALRTVFQVEGEQPRQVILDHLAVPLEQVDLTAIATDQREAELATRVREASHQSFDLLHGPLLRATLYRLAAEDYVLLVCMHHIVSDGWSMDVMVKEFVHSYQAFSQSQAPQLPALAVQYADYAIWQRSWLEAGEGERQLDYWRQQLGEEQPLLEVAADYPRPLAQSFDGQTLGFDFGVELSRRLGGYARAQGMTLFMLVLTGFSLFLSRQAGQRDIRIGVPNANRGRAEVEGLIGFFVNTQVLRCQVDERLSFDDLLAQVREAVLGAQAHQELPFEQLVDALVPERNLGHNPLFQVKFNQNVGMQRQRSLALPGLSVAEYPLDKVGTHFDLALDITDDGQLIHGEMTFASDLYQRSTVEAFIPAFIELLGQLLDAPQLPLHRLAAPLRSEQAPQREVPALVLEHWQQQVHRQPEALAACSLEQSLSFAALDQAANRLAHHLQQQGVVSGQPVVVLMERSLDWLTCMLGILKAGAVYMPLDTKAPETRLRQMLDAAQAKVLLCAAGDARLTSLAAADRLTLAYVPEQWQDLPANAPALTLWAESPAYVIHTSGSTGQPKGVLVSHGALASYVAGLLERLAPAPGASMALVSTIAADLGHTVLFGALCSGRLLHVLPEALGFDPDAFARYMAEHQVGVLKIVPGHLAALLQAGNPADVLPEHALIVGGEACTPALVEQVRRLKPGCRLINHYGPSETTVGVLTHEVAALAEGARAVPVGEPLPGAHVLLLDDVLNPVADQVAGELYIGGASVAQGYLGQPGLTAERFLPDPTRPGQRLYRSGDRVRRNRSGQVEFIGRADDQVKVRGYRVEPAEVARVLRGLDGVAEAVVLAQPVEGDESRLQLVGWCVGQGLQGEALRQQLQDRLPDYMVPAQILVLDRLPLTANGKLDKRALPAPGVARRQYTAPVGEIEEALAAIWAEVLKLDQVGSTDNFFELGGDSILSLQIIARAKRQGIKLSPKQLFEKQTIGQLAAVAKRIEKKAVAVEQVSGSMPLLPIQARFFETAIPERQHWNQALLLKPTQALGADHLQGALQALVAQHDALRLRFTQGEAWQAEFQPTKADDILWVRQLSDLAELPALAEQAQRSLDLAQGPLLRALLVELPEGQQRLLLVIHHLVVDGVSWRVLLEDLQLAYTALAAGKAVTLAAKSSSLKAWAERLGAYARSPELLAEAEHWLRGLEAAGGELPRDNPAGAQTNRHVAHASSRLDATLTRKLLQVAPAAYRTQVNDLLLAALSRVLCDWTREDSVLIQLEGHGREDLFPELDLSRTLGWFSSLFPVRLTPAQGLGEGLCAIKEQLRSVPNKGIGYGVLRYLGEPDLRERLAALPQPRVTFNYLGQFDGSFAEVEGALFTPASEGSGATQGLDSPLGNWLGINGQVYQGELELDWSFSREVFHPETIEALARRYEQVLAELVEHCAQAPHQGVTPSDFPLAELTQAQLDSLPLAAGEIEDLYPLSPMQQGMLFHSLYEQEAGNYINQLRVNVRGLNVARFRAAWQAVVDNHEVLRSCFPQDLPLPVQVVRRQVQVPFVELDQAQDPDAVAQAERQAGFDLASGPLLRLTLIRTADGGHHLIYTCHHILMDGWSSSRLLGEVLQRYSGVAPSARTSRYRDYIQWLQGQDQQASETFWRAQVAELDEPTRLVQAFKSSAQGQGHGSLALRFEPQQTQQLADFAREQRVTLNTLVQAAWLLLLQRYTGQASVTFGATVAGRPAELAGVEEQLGLFINTLPVVASPRPEQTVGDWVQHVQGLNLALREHEHTPLYEIQRWAGWSGEALFDNILVFENYPVAEALQQGAPQGLQFGEVQNQEQTNYPLTLVVQVGERLEASFSFDRQCFSELAIDQLAGHFQHLLSQLAADGQRALGALSLPVEDQQMVASYPTTACTQELIEAQAARTPEAIAVTFAGQALSYDQLNRRANRLAHKLRAQGVGPDVLVGIAVERGFEMIVGLLAILKAGGAYVPLDPEYPQDRLSYMMEDSGIQLLLTQGHLLADLPVPAHVRSLKLEDDLTGYSDENPEHLTRPDNLAYVIYTSGSTGKPKGTLLPHHNLLRLFKATDAWFGFGPQDVWTLFHSYAFDFSVWEIFGALLHGGRLVIVPREVTRSPEDFHQLLVEQCVTVLNQTPSAFKPLMRVACDSASDLALRYVIFGGEALDVAALQPWFERFGEDCDNLINMYGITETTVHVTYRPIRFADTQQAGSPIGAAIPDLSMYVLDADFNPVAKGCTGELHVGHAGLARGYHNRASLTAERFVPDPFSSEGGRLYRTGDLARYREQGVIEYVGRIDHQVKIRGFRIELGEIEARLQEHAAVREVLVLDIDGAGGKQLAAYLIAQDANAGQATLRDMLKQHLKANLPDYMVPTHFLVLDQWPLTANGKLDRKALPKPDASQLQQGYVAPRTALEQQLAAIWSEVLKVEQVGLHDNFFELGGHSLLATQVTSRIRQRLNVEVSLRSLFESADLQAFAQAAGQGAASQAPAFSVVDRNQTLALSYAQQRQWFLWQLEPGSAAYNIPSALRLKGELDIEALRSSFAALVARHETLRTTFRQQGDSAEQVVHARLQTPLDITTAALDEAGVQAWVETQVRHPFDLQHGPLLRARLLRLGADEHVLVLVLHHIVADGWSMPILVDELVRGYESHLQGQAPQLPALAFQYADYAAWQRQWMEAGEQQRQLDYWQARLGSTQPILELATDRPRPVVQQYEGARLPVDLEPSLVAQLKTLAGQHDVTLFMLLLASFQALLHRHSGQSDIRVGVPVANRTRAETEGLIGFFVNTQVLDARFQPQIRFDELLQQVKHTALGAQAHQELPFEQLVEALQPERSLSHSPLFQVMFNHQTQVLGESRVLAGLSLQGLVSDKQTAQFDLTLDTAEHEGGLSATLTYATSLFEPATVARMAEHWRNLLQGICQDAGQRVAELPLLSREERERTLYAWNDSAADYPRGQTVQQLIEAQAARTPQAVAAVLGEQSLSYAQLNQRANALAHHLRSLGVGPDVLVGIAVERSLDMLVGLLAVLKAGGAYVPLDPQFPEDRLAYMMEDSGIALLLTQSPLLQRLPIPPQVHSLCLDQALPGEYSQDNPRPLAHPENLAYVIYTSGSTGKPKGVTIRHDALVNFLCSMARQPGIDAHDKVLSLTSLSFDIAGLELYLPLLRGACVVLLGEQVNKDPQALLAVIQARAVSVVQATPSTWRMLLDAAAPGAFAGKKVLCGGEALSAELAQRLIAQAGHVWNVYGPTETTIWSACHYLTDSDDVWLGRPLANTRLHVLSDELDVLPQGARGELLIGGDGLARGYHNRPGLTAERFVPDPFASEPGARLYRTGDLTRYREDGVIEYVGRLDHQVKIRGFRIELGEIEERLLLHPAIREAAVIDIDGPAGKQLAAYLVLHDAQQSVEALRGELRAHLKAGLPDYMVPSHLVGLTRMPQTPNGKLDRKALPLPDASQLQAAHVAPVTELERKLAAIWAEVLQVERVGLQDNFFDLGGHSLLIVQVIGRVREQLGVDLSLNELFEQATLADFSQVVERKSGQVANAHDELTKSLEALKRLTAQEIDNLIA, from the coding sequence ATGAGTGGCAACATGGCGGTACGCATTGCGAAACGGTTCGTCAGCCTGCCCCTGGAGCAGCGCCGGCAGTTCCTCGCCAAGCTGCGTGAGGACGGCAAGGACTTCAGCCTGTTGCCGGTGGTCGAGTCACGGCACGAGTTCGCCAGCATCCCCTTGTCCTTCGCCCAGCAGCGCCTGCTGTTCCTCTGGCAGCTGGAGCCGCACAGCGCGGCGTACAACATGGCTGCTGGCCTGCGCCTGAGCGGCCGGCTCGATGTGTCAGCACTGCAGCGCTCATTCGACTACCTGGCGACGCGCCACGAGGCGCTGCGCACGGTGTTCCAGGTCGAGGGCGAACAGCCGCGCCAGGTGATCCTCGATCATCTGGCCGTGCCCCTGGAACAGGTCGACCTCACCGCCATCGCCACTGACCAGCGTGAGGCCGAGCTGGCCACGCGGGTGCGCGAGGCCAGTCACCAGTCGTTCGACCTGCTGCACGGCCCGCTGCTGCGTGCCACCCTGTACCGGCTGGCGGCCGAGGACTATGTGCTGCTGGTGTGCATGCACCACATCGTCTCCGACGGCTGGTCGATGGATGTGATGGTCAAGGAGTTCGTGCACAGCTACCAGGCGTTCAGCCAGAGCCAGGCGCCGCAGTTGCCGGCGCTGGCGGTGCAGTACGCCGACTACGCCATCTGGCAGCGCAGCTGGCTGGAGGCCGGGGAGGGCGAGCGCCAGCTCGACTACTGGCGCCAGCAGCTGGGCGAGGAGCAACCGCTGCTGGAGGTCGCCGCAGACTACCCGCGTCCACTGGCCCAGAGCTTCGATGGCCAGACCCTGGGCTTCGACTTTGGCGTCGAGCTGTCCCGACGCCTGGGCGGCTATGCCCGCGCGCAGGGCATGACCCTGTTCATGTTGGTGCTGACCGGTTTCTCGCTGTTCCTGTCGCGCCAGGCCGGGCAGCGCGATATCCGCATCGGCGTACCCAACGCCAACCGCGGCCGTGCCGAGGTCGAGGGGTTGATTGGCTTCTTCGTCAACACCCAGGTGCTGCGCTGCCAGGTGGACGAGCGCCTGAGCTTCGATGACCTGCTGGCCCAGGTGCGCGAAGCGGTACTCGGCGCCCAGGCGCATCAGGAACTGCCGTTCGAGCAACTGGTGGACGCATTGGTGCCGGAGCGCAACCTCGGCCACAATCCGCTGTTCCAGGTCAAGTTCAACCAGAACGTCGGCATGCAGCGCCAACGCTCGCTGGCCTTGCCGGGCCTGAGTGTCGCCGAGTACCCGCTGGACAAGGTCGGCACCCACTTCGACCTGGCGCTGGACATCACCGACGACGGCCAGCTGATCCATGGCGAAATGACCTTCGCCAGCGACCTCTACCAGCGTTCGACCGTAGAGGCCTTCATTCCGGCCTTCATCGAGTTGCTGGGCCAGCTGCTCGACGCCCCGCAGTTGCCGCTGCACCGCCTGGCCGCGCCGCTGCGCAGCGAGCAGGCGCCGCAGCGTGAGGTGCCGGCGCTGGTGCTGGAACACTGGCAGCAGCAGGTGCACCGGCAGCCCGAGGCGCTTGCCGCTTGCAGCCTGGAGCAGAGCCTGAGCTTCGCCGCTCTGGACCAGGCCGCCAACCGCCTGGCCCATCACCTGCAACAGCAGGGTGTGGTCAGCGGCCAACCGGTCGTGGTGCTGATGGAGCGTTCGCTGGACTGGCTGACCTGCATGCTCGGTATCCTCAAGGCTGGCGCCGTGTACATGCCGCTGGACACCAAGGCGCCTGAAACGCGCCTGCGGCAGATGCTCGACGCCGCGCAAGCCAAGGTGCTGCTGTGTGCCGCCGGCGATGCGCGACTGACCAGCCTGGCCGCCGCCGATCGCCTGACCTTGGCCTATGTCCCCGAACAATGGCAGGACCTGCCGGCCAACGCGCCGGCGCTCACGCTGTGGGCCGAATCGCCGGCCTATGTGATCCACACCTCCGGCTCCACTGGTCAGCCGAAGGGCGTACTGGTCAGCCATGGCGCCCTGGCCAGCTACGTCGCCGGCCTGCTCGAACGCCTGGCGCCTGCGCCGGGGGCGAGCATGGCGCTGGTCTCGACCATCGCCGCCGACCTGGGCCACACCGTGCTGTTCGGTGCCCTGTGTTCCGGACGCCTGCTGCATGTACTGCCCGAAGCGCTGGGCTTCGACCCGGACGCCTTCGCCCGCTACATGGCCGAACACCAGGTCGGTGTGCTGAAGATCGTCCCCGGCCACCTGGCGGCGTTGCTGCAAGCCGGCAACCCCGCCGATGTGCTGCCCGAGCATGCACTGATCGTCGGTGGCGAGGCCTGCACGCCAGCCCTGGTGGAGCAGGTACGCCGGCTCAAGCCGGGCTGCCGCCTGATCAACCACTATGGCCCGAGCGAGACCACGGTCGGCGTGCTGACCCATGAAGTGGCCGCGCTCGCTGAGGGCGCCCGTGCCGTGCCGGTGGGTGAGCCCTTGCCGGGCGCCCATGTGCTGCTGCTCGACGATGTGCTCAACCCGGTGGCCGATCAGGTCGCCGGTGAGCTGTACATCGGTGGCGCCAGCGTGGCTCAGGGTTACCTGGGCCAGCCGGGCCTGACCGCCGAACGCTTCCTGCCGGACCCGACGCGGCCTGGCCAGCGCTTGTACCGCAGTGGCGACCGGGTGCGGCGCAATCGTTCGGGCCAAGTGGAATTCATCGGCCGCGCCGACGACCAGGTCAAGGTGCGCGGTTATCGCGTCGAGCCGGCCGAGGTGGCGCGAGTGCTGCGGGGGCTGGACGGGGTCGCCGAGGCGGTCGTCTTGGCGCAGCCGGTGGAAGGCGACGAAAGCCGTCTGCAGCTGGTCGGCTGGTGCGTGGGCCAGGGGCTGCAGGGTGAAGCCTTGCGCCAGCAACTGCAGGATCGACTGCCGGACTACATGGTGCCGGCGCAGATCCTGGTCCTGGACCGCCTGCCGCTGACCGCCAACGGCAAGCTGGACAAGCGCGCCTTGCCGGCGCCGGGCGTCGCCCGGCGTCAGTACACCGCGCCGGTCGGCGAGATCGAAGAGGCCCTGGCGGCCATCTGGGCCGAGGTGCTCAAGCTCGACCAGGTCGGCAGCACCGACAACTTCTTCGAGCTGGGCGGCGACTCGATTCTGAGCCTGCAGATCATCGCTCGGGCCAAGCGCCAGGGCATCAAGCTCAGCCCCAAGCAGCTGTTCGAGAAACAGACCATCGGCCAGCTGGCGGCGGTGGCCAAGCGCATCGAGAAAAAGGCCGTGGCGGTCGAGCAGGTCAGTGGTTCGATGCCATTGCTGCCGATCCAGGCACGCTTCTTCGAAACCGCTATCCCTGAGCGCCAGCACTGGAACCAGGCCCTGCTGCTCAAACCGACCCAGGCCCTTGGCGCTGACCACCTGCAAGGCGCATTGCAGGCGCTGGTCGCTCAGCACGATGCCTTGCGGCTGCGCTTCACCCAGGGCGAGGCCTGGCAGGCCGAATTCCAGCCCACCAAGGCCGACGATATCCTCTGGGTTCGTCAACTGAGTGACCTGGCCGAGCTGCCGGCGTTGGCCGAGCAGGCCCAGCGCAGCCTCGACCTGGCCCAGGGGCCGCTGCTGCGGGCGCTGCTGGTAGAACTGCCCGAGGGCCAGCAGCGCTTGCTGCTGGTGATCCACCACCTGGTGGTCGACGGTGTGTCCTGGCGGGTACTGCTGGAAGACCTGCAACTGGCCTACACGGCCCTGGCCGCCGGCAAGGCCGTGACGCTGGCAGCCAAGAGCAGCTCGCTCAAGGCCTGGGCCGAGCGCCTTGGCGCCTATGCCCGCAGCCCGGAACTGCTGGCCGAGGCCGAACACTGGCTGCGCGGCCTTGAAGCCGCTGGCGGCGAGTTGCCCCGCGATAACCCGGCGGGCGCCCAGACCAATCGTCACGTCGCCCATGCCTCGTCACGCCTGGACGCCACGCTGACCCGCAAACTACTGCAAGTGGCGCCCGCCGCCTACCGCACCCAGGTCAACGACCTGCTGCTGGCGGCCTTGTCACGGGTACTGTGCGACTGGACCCGAGAGGATTCGGTACTGATCCAGCTCGAAGGCCATGGCCGCGAAGACCTGTTCCCGGAGCTGGACCTCAGCCGCACCCTGGGCTGGTTCAGCAGCCTGTTCCCGGTACGCCTGACGCCGGCCCAAGGGCTTGGCGAGGGGCTGTGCGCAATCAAGGAACAACTGCGTTCGGTGCCGAACAAAGGCATCGGCTATGGTGTGCTGCGCTATCTCGGCGAGCCCGATCTGCGCGAGCGTCTGGCGGCATTGCCGCAGCCACGGGTGACGTTCAACTACCTGGGCCAGTTCGACGGCAGCTTCGCAGAGGTTGAAGGTGCCCTGTTCACCCCGGCCAGCGAGGGCAGTGGCGCCACACAGGGCCTGGACAGCCCACTGGGCAACTGGCTCGGCATCAACGGCCAGGTCTACCAGGGCGAGCTGGAGCTGGACTGGAGCTTCAGCCGTGAGGTGTTCCACCCAGAGACCATCGAAGCCCTGGCGCGCCGCTACGAGCAGGTGCTTGCCGAATTGGTCGAGCATTGCGCCCAGGCGCCGCACCAGGGCGTCACGCCATCGGACTTCCCGCTGGCCGAGCTGACCCAGGCGCAACTGGACAGCCTGCCGCTGGCGGCCGGGGAAATCGAAGACCTCTATCCGCTGTCGCCGATGCAGCAGGGTATGTTGTTCCATAGCCTTTATGAGCAGGAAGCAGGCAACTACATCAACCAGCTGCGCGTGAACGTGCGGGGCCTGAACGTGGCGCGCTTCCGCGCGGCCTGGCAGGCGGTGGTGGACAATCACGAAGTGCTGCGCAGCTGCTTCCCGCAGGACCTGCCGTTGCCTGTGCAAGTGGTACGGCGCCAGGTGCAGGTGCCGTTCGTCGAGCTCGACCAGGCTCAGGATCCGGACGCAGTGGCCCAGGCCGAGCGCCAGGCTGGCTTCGACCTGGCCAGCGGCCCGCTGCTGCGCCTGACATTGATCCGCACGGCTGACGGCGGCCATCACCTGATCTACACCTGCCACCATATCCTGATGGACGGCTGGAGCAGCTCGCGCCTGCTCGGCGAGGTGCTGCAGCGTTACAGCGGCGTCGCCCCGAGCGCCAGGACCAGCCGCTACCGCGACTATATCCAGTGGCTGCAAGGCCAGGACCAGCAGGCCAGCGAAACCTTCTGGCGCGCCCAGGTGGCCGAGCTGGACGAGCCAACGCGACTGGTACAGGCGTTCAAGTCCTCGGCCCAGGGACAAGGCCATGGCAGCCTGGCGCTGCGCTTCGAGCCGCAACAGACCCAGCAGTTGGCGGACTTCGCCCGGGAGCAGCGGGTCACCCTCAATACCCTGGTCCAGGCCGCGTGGCTGTTGCTCTTGCAACGCTACACCGGCCAGGCCAGCGTGACCTTCGGCGCCACCGTGGCCGGCCGCCCGGCGGAGCTCGCGGGCGTCGAGGAGCAGCTGGGGCTGTTCATCAACACCTTGCCGGTGGTCGCCAGCCCGCGCCCGGAGCAGACCGTCGGCGACTGGGTACAGCACGTGCAAGGGTTGAACCTGGCCCTGCGCGAGCACGAGCACACGCCGCTCTACGAGATCCAGCGCTGGGCCGGCTGGAGCGGCGAGGCACTGTTCGACAACATTCTGGTTTTCGAGAACTACCCGGTCGCCGAGGCGCTGCAACAGGGCGCGCCGCAAGGCCTGCAGTTCGGCGAGGTGCAGAACCAGGAACAGACCAACTACCCGTTGACCCTGGTGGTACAGGTGGGTGAGCGCCTGGAGGCGAGCTTCAGTTTTGATCGCCAGTGCTTCAGCGAGCTGGCCATCGACCAGTTGGCGGGGCACTTCCAGCACCTGCTCTCGCAGTTGGCGGCTGATGGTCAGCGTGCCCTGGGTGCGCTTAGCCTGCCGGTGGAAGACCAGCAGATGGTTGCCAGCTATCCAACTACGGCTTGCACCCAGGAGCTGATCGAAGCGCAGGCGGCGCGTACGCCTGAAGCGATCGCCGTGACCTTTGCCGGCCAGGCGCTGAGCTACGACCAGCTCAACCGCCGCGCCAACCGCCTGGCGCACAAGCTGCGCGCGCAGGGCGTGGGGCCGGATGTGCTGGTGGGCATCGCGGTGGAGCGCGGCTTCGAGATGATCGTCGGCCTGCTGGCGATCCTCAAGGCCGGTGGCGCCTATGTGCCGCTGGACCCGGAGTATCCGCAGGATCGCCTGAGCTACATGATGGAAGACAGCGGCATTCAGTTGCTGCTGACTCAAGGCCATTTGCTGGCCGATCTGCCCGTGCCGGCGCACGTGCGCAGCCTGAAGCTGGAAGATGATCTCACCGGCTACAGCGACGAGAATCCGGAGCACCTGACCCGGCCAGACAATCTGGCCTATGTGATCTACACCTCGGGCTCGACCGGCAAGCCGAAAGGGACCTTGCTGCCGCACCACAACCTGCTGCGCCTGTTCAAGGCCACCGATGCCTGGTTCGGCTTCGGCCCGCAGGATGTGTGGACGCTGTTCCACTCGTACGCCTTCGATTTCTCGGTGTGGGAGATCTTCGGTGCGCTGCTGCACGGTGGTCGTCTGGTGATCGTGCCGCGTGAGGTGACCCGTTCGCCGGAGGACTTCCACCAGTTGCTGGTGGAGCAGTGCGTGACGGTGCTGAACCAGACCCCGTCGGCATTCAAACCGCTGATGCGCGTGGCCTGTGACAGTGCATCCGACCTTGCGCTGCGCTATGTGATCTTCGGCGGCGAAGCGCTGGACGTAGCTGCACTGCAGCCATGGTTCGAGCGCTTCGGCGAGGACTGCGACAACCTGATCAACATGTACGGCATCACCGAGACCACGGTGCACGTGACCTACCGGCCGATCCGCTTCGCCGACACGCAACAGGCGGGCAGCCCGATCGGTGCGGCGATTCCGGACCTGTCGATGTACGTGCTGGACGCCGACTTCAACCCGGTGGCCAAGGGCTGCACCGGCGAGCTGCATGTCGGCCACGCCGGCCTGGCACGCGGTTACCACAACCGCGCCTCGCTGACCGCCGAGCGCTTCGTGCCGGACCCGTTCTCCAGCGAAGGCGGGCGCCTGTACCGCACCGGCGACCTGGCGCGTTACCGCGAACAGGGCGTGATCGAGTACGTGGGCCGTATCGACCATCAGGTGAAGATCCGTGGCTTCCGTATCGAGCTGGGTGAGATCGAAGCACGCCTGCAGGAACATGCAGCAGTGCGGGAAGTGCTGGTGCTGGATATCGACGGGGCAGGGGGCAAGCAACTGGCGGCCTACCTGATCGCCCAGGACGCGAATGCAGGCCAGGCAACCCTGCGCGACATGCTGAAACAGCACTTGAAAGCCAACCTGCCGGACTACATGGTGCCGACGCATTTCCTGGTACTGGACCAGTGGCCACTGACCGCCAACGGCAAGCTGGACCGCAAGGCCCTGCCCAAACCGGACGCCAGCCAACTGCAACAGGGCTACGTGGCCCCACGCACGGCGCTGGAACAGCAACTGGCGGCGATCTGGAGCGAGGTGCTGAAAGTCGAGCAGGTGGGCCTGCACGATAACTTCTTCGAACTCGGCGGCCACTCGTTGCTGGCCACCCAGGTCACCTCGCGGATCCGCCAGCGCCTGAATGTGGAAGTGTCGCTGCGCAGCCTGTTCGAATCCGCCGACCTGCAAGCCTTCGCCCAGGCCGCCGGCCAAGGTGCGGCCAGCCAGGCACCGGCGTTCAGCGTCGTGGACCGCAACCAGACGCTGGCCTTGTCCTACGCCCAGCAACGCCAGTGGTTCCTCTGGCAGCTGGAACCGGGCAGTGCCGCCTACAACATCCCGTCGGCCCTGCGCTTGAAGGGCGAACTGGATATCGAGGCACTGCGCAGCAGCTTCGCCGCGCTGGTCGCCCGCCACGAAACCCTGCGCACCACCTTCCGCCAGCAGGGCGACAGTGCCGAGCAGGTGGTGCATGCGCGTCTGCAAACGCCGCTGGACATCACCACGGCGGCCCTGGACGAAGCCGGCGTGCAGGCCTGGGTCGAGACCCAGGTGCGCCATCCGTTCGACCTGCAACACGGCCCGTTGCTGCGCGCCCGCCTGCTGCGCCTGGGCGCCGACGAGCATGTGCTGGTACTGGTGCTGCACCATATCGTTGCTGACGGCTGGTCGATGCCGATCCTGGTCGACGAACTGGTGCGCGGCTATGAAAGCCACCTGCAAGGCCAGGCCCCGCAACTGCCGGCGCTGGCCTTCCAGTATGCCGACTACGCGGCCTGGCAGCGTCAGTGGATGGAAGCCGGCGAACAACAGCGCCAGCTCGACTACTGGCAGGCGCGCCTGGGCAGCACCCAGCCGATCCTCGAACTGGCCACCGATCGCCCGCGCCCTGTGGTGCAGCAGTATGAGGGTGCGCGCCTGCCGGTGGACCTTGAGCCAAGCCTGGTTGCCCAGCTCAAGACACTGGCCGGGCAGCATGACGTGACCCTGTTCATGCTCCTGCTGGCCTCGTTCCAGGCCTTGCTGCATCGCCACAGCGGCCAGTCGGACATCCGAGTCGGCGTGCCGGTGGCCAACCGCACCCGGGCCGAGACCGAAGGCCTGATCGGCTTCTTCGTCAACACCCAGGTGCTGGATGCGCGCTTCCAGCCGCAGATTCGTTTCGACGAACTGCTGCAACAGGTCAAGCACACCGCCCTGGGCGCCCAGGCGCATCAGGAGCTGCCCTTCGAGCAATTGGTCGAAGCCCTGCAGCCCGAGCGCAGCCTGAGCCACAGCCCGCTGTTCCAGGTGATGTTCAACCACCAGACCCAGGTGCTGGGTGAATCCCGCGTACTTGCGGGCCTCAGCCTGCAGGGGCTGGTGTCGGACAAGCAGACCGCACAGTTCGACCTGACCCTGGACACTGCCGAACACGAAGGCGGCCTGAGCGCGACCCTGACCTACGCTACCAGCCTGTTCGAGCCGGCGACCGTAGCGCGCATGGCCGAGCACTGGCGCAACCTGTTGCAGGGCATCTGCCAGGACGCCGGGCAGCGCGTCGCCGAACTGCCGTTGCTGAGCCGCGAGGAGCGCGAGCGCACCCTGTACGCCTGGAACGACAGCGCCGCCGACTACCCGCGCGGGCAGACCGTCCAGCAGCTGATCGAGGCACAGGCTGCCCGCACGCCGCAGGCCGTCGCCGCGGTGCTGGGCGAGCAGTCGCTGAGCTACGCGCAACTGAACCAGCGCGCCAACGCCCTGGCCCACCACCTGCGCAGCTTGGGCGTCGGCCCCGATGTGCTGGTGGGGATCGCGGTGGAGCGGAGCCTCGACATGCTTGTCGGCCTGCTGGCGGTGCTCAAGGCCGGTGGCGCCTACGTGCCGCTGGACCCGCAGTTCCCCGAGGACCGCCTGGCCTACATGATGGAGGACAGCGGTATTGCGCTGCTGCTGACCCAGAGCCCCCTGCTGCAACGCCTGCCGATCCCGCCGCAGGTGCACAGCCTGTGCCTGGACCAGGCGCTGCCGGGCGAGTACAGCCAGGACAACCCGCGCCCGCTGGCGCACCCGGAAAACCTCGCCTATGTGATCTACACCTCCGGCTCCACCGGCAAGCCCAAGGGCGTGACCATCCGCCACGACGCGCTGGTCAACTTCCTCTGCAGCATGGCGCGCCAGCCGGGTATCGATGCTCATGACAAGGTGCTGTCGCTGACCTCGCTGTCGTTCGACATCGCCGGCCTTGAGCTGTACTTGCCGTTGCTGCGCGGAGCCTGCGTGGTGCTGCTGGGCGAGCAGGTGAACAAGGACCCGCAGGCGTTGCTGGCGGTGATCCAGGCCCGGGCGGTCAGCGTCGTCCAGGCCACCCCGTCGACCTGGCGCATGCTGCTGGACGCCGCGGCGCCCGGCGCCTTTGCCGGCAAGAAGGTGCTGTGCGGCGGCGAGGCACTGAGCGCCGAGCTGGCCCAGCGCCTGATCGCCCAGGCCGGGCATGTGTGGAACGTCTACGGCCCGACCGAGACCACCATCTGGTCGGCCTGCCATTACCTGACCGACAGCGACGACGTGTGGCTGGGACGGCCGCTGGCCAACACCCGCCTGCACGTGCTCAGCGACGAGCTCGACGTGCTGCCGCAAGGGGCGCGTGGCGAGTTGCTGATCGGCGGCGACGGCTTGGCGCGGGGCTACCACAACCGCCCGGGCCTGACCGCCGAGCGTTTCGTGCCGGACCCGTTCGCCAGCGAGCCGGGCGCGCGCCTGTATCGCACCGGCGACCTGACCCGCTACCGCGAGGACGGGGTGATCGAGTACGTCGGGCGCCTGGACCACCAGGTGAAGATCCGTGGCTTCCGTATCGAACTGGGCGAAATCGAGGAGCGCCTGCTGTTGCACCCGGCGATCCGCGAGGCCGCGGTGATCGATATCGATGGCCCGGCCGGCAAGCAATTGGCGGCCTACCTGGTGCTGCACGATGCGCAGCAAAGCGTGGAAGCGCTGCGCGGCGAGCTGCGTGCGCACCTGAAGGCCGGCCTGCCGGACTACATGGTGCCGAGCCATCTGGTCGGCCTGACGCGCATGCCGCAGACCCCCAACGGCAAGCTCGACCGCAAGGCCCTGCCACTGCCGGATGCCAGCCAGTTGCAGGCAGCCCACGTGGCACCGGTCACGGAGCTGGAGCGCAAGCTGGCGGCGATCTGGGCCGAGGTGCTGCAGGTCGAGCGGGTGGGCCTGCAGGACAACTTCTTCGACCTCGGCGGGCACTCGCTGCTGATCGTCCAGGTGATCGGCCGGGTGCGCGAGCAACTGGGCGTCGACCTGAGTCTCAACGAGCTGTTCGAGCAGGCCACGCTGGCCGACTTCAGCCAGGTAGTGGAGCGCAAGTCGGGGCAGGTCGCCAACGCCCATGACGAGCTGACTAAATCCTTGGAGGCCTTGAAACGTCTTACTGCACAGGAAATAGATAATCTGATCGCTTAG